A genomic window from Bubalus bubalis isolate 160015118507 breed Murrah chromosome X, NDDB_SH_1, whole genome shotgun sequence includes:
- the LOC102414874 gene encoding E3 ubiquitin-protein ligase SIAH1-like: MAEARSSPTEMSRQTERASPTGNSDGAASSAPVLTDTTVSNSDLASLFECPVCFDYVLPPIIQCQSGHLVCGNCRPKLTSCPTCRGPLTSIRNLAMEKLANSVRFPCKYASSGCEVTMPPTEKADHEEHCEFRPCRCPCPGISCGWQGSMDAVVPHLMQHYNDSIITLQGEVVVFLAVNINLAGALDWVMIQSCFGFNFILFLEKLESYDGHQKFFAVVQLIGTREQAERFTYQLELNGNRRRLIWEATPLSIREGIATAFMNSDCLVFDPGVAERFAEDGNLSINVTISMC; the protein is encoded by the coding sequence ATGGCCGAGGCGCGCTCTTCCCCCACAGAAATGAGTCGTCAAACCGAAAGAGCGTCACCTACTGGAAACTCAGACGGTGCGGCCTCCTCGGCGCCTGTCTTGACTGACACCACTGTGTCCAACAGTGACTTGGCGAGTCTTTTTGAGTGTCCGGTCTGCTTTGACTATGTGTTACCTCCAATTATACAGTGTCAGAGTGGCCATCTTGTTTGTGGCAACTGTCGCCCAAAGCTCACAAGTTGTCCAACTTGCCGGGGCCCGCTGACATCCATTCGCAACTTGGCTATGGAGAAACTGGCCAATTCAGTACGTTTTCCTTGTAAATACGCCTCTTCTGGATGTGAAGTAACTATGCCACCCACAGAAAAAGCAGACCATGAAGAACACTGTGAGTTTAGGCCCTGTCGTTGTCCTTGCCCTGGTATTTCCTGTGGGTGGCAAGGCTCCATGGATGCGGTAGTGCCGCATCTGATGCAGCACTATAATGACTCCATTATAACCCTGCAGGGAGAAGTTGTAGTTTTCCTTGCAGTCAACATTAATCTGGCTGGTGCCCTTGACTGGGTGATGATACAGTCCTGTTTTGGGTTTAACTTCATACTATTCTTGGAGAAACTGGAAAGCTACGATGGTCACCAGAAATTCTTTGCCGTTGTCCAGCTGATAGGAACACGCGAACAAGCTGAACGTTTTACTTATCAACTTGAGCTAAATGGTAATAGGCGGCGATTGATTTGGGAAGCCACGCCTCTATCTATTCGTGAGGGAATTGCAACAGCCTTTATGAACAGTGACTGCCTAGTCTTCGACCCTGGAGTTGCGGAACGTTTCGCAGAAGATGGCAATTTAAGCATCAATGTAACTATTTCCATGTGTTGA